One Falsibacillus pallidus DNA segment encodes these proteins:
- a CDS encoding ABC transporter permease subunit, whose amino-acid sequence MNRSLGLGLSLLVFLFLISIFAPYLPFVDQSLKPHLMRQSSEGMLEIAPFPPSKEFPIGTDFNGIDLLSRLLMGAKETLLTVLGICVLRYIFAIPLGILSFYSRIIRTILFVWNRVFSFLPPIFFIIILVGSPFISFSSNRYLLFMFVIALVEVGRVGDIFYQFMNQLSRKPYIEAGIVGGNSNFRMIQKYYLPPLIPHIIIQFFSDLGRIMFLIGQLGIVEIFFSVKFVSQLGGSYKAINTTNIWPIFFVDITKHIWAHAWMPITGALAIGVTIFTFSLLSNGFRKYFNQKYKKNNGVEI is encoded by the coding sequence ATGAACAGATCATTAGGGCTGGGTTTGAGTCTGCTTGTTTTTCTTTTCTTGATTTCTATTTTCGCCCCTTATTTGCCGTTTGTTGACCAGTCTTTAAAACCACATTTAATGAGGCAATCGTCAGAAGGAATGTTAGAAATTGCTCCTTTCCCGCCATCTAAAGAATTCCCGATTGGAACGGATTTTAATGGCATCGATTTATTAAGCAGACTCTTGATGGGAGCAAAAGAAACACTTCTAACCGTTTTAGGGATTTGTGTACTCCGATATATTTTTGCCATCCCATTAGGTATTCTAAGTTTCTACTCAAGGATCATCCGAACCATTTTATTTGTTTGGAACCGGGTGTTTTCATTTTTGCCTCCTATTTTCTTTATTATCATTTTAGTAGGAAGCCCCTTTATTAGTTTTTCCAGTAATAGATATCTTCTGTTTATGTTCGTCATTGCCCTTGTGGAAGTTGGGAGGGTGGGGGATATTTTTTATCAATTTATGAATCAGCTATCGCGAAAACCATATATTGAAGCAGGTATCGTAGGAGGCAACTCGAATTTTAGAATGATCCAAAAATATTATTTGCCTCCTTTAATTCCTCATATTATCATTCAGTTTTTTTCAGATTTGGGAAGGATTATGTTTCTCATTGGTCAATTAGGTATCGTAGAAATCTTTTTCAGTGTGAAATTTGTTTCCCAATTAGGGGGATCGTATAAAGCCATCAATACGACGAATATTTGGCCAATCTTTTTTGTGGATATCACAAAGCATATTTGGGCACATGCATGGATGCCGATTACTGGTGCGTTGGCAATAGGAGTAACCATCTTTACTTTTTCCCTCCTAAGCAACGGATTCCGCAAATATTTTAATCAAAAATATAAGAAGAATAATGGGGTCGAAATTTAG
- a CDS encoding PadR family transcriptional regulator, protein MKHTGRHTGAFLLLFLTEGDSYGGQLLQKCEEELPVNPIDSAILYRTLKKLENEGAIESYVDTIHHDKPVKMYRVTEEGKKQLGEFQRDIEEKMRNLSFFLTKYNHWQESSHD, encoded by the coding sequence ATGAAACATACAGGAAGACATACAGGTGCTTTTCTATTGTTATTTTTAACGGAAGGCGACAGCTACGGCGGGCAGCTTTTGCAGAAATGTGAGGAGGAACTGCCGGTCAATCCGATCGATAGCGCCATTCTTTATCGCACGCTGAAAAAGTTAGAAAATGAAGGGGCTATTGAGTCTTATGTGGATACCATACATCATGATAAGCCGGTGAAGATGTACCGGGTCACGGAGGAAGGCAAGAAACAACTCGGGGAATTCCAAAGGGACATTGAGGAGAAAATGAGGAATTTGTCTTTCTTCCTAACGAAATACAATCATTGGCAGGAGTCCAGTCATGATTAA
- a CDS encoding peptidase E: MDTHILAISGGGFSTEENSFIDEYLVKITRKQGPLNIAFIAAASNDAQEYIDAFYHAFQSENPSHLTIKDFESPNIQEVVNDLDIIYVGGGDTRFMVEIWKKTGFDQVLRNAYQNGIIIAGISAGAMCWFETCYSENEEDKYEEFPGLGFLTGSFCPHYNDLKRRIEFDNWAAVQTNISTFYRLEDNENLHFKNEKLAAKIIT, translated from the coding sequence ATGGACACACATATTCTCGCCATTTCAGGCGGCGGCTTCTCAACAGAAGAAAATTCATTTATCGATGAGTACTTAGTGAAAATCACCAGGAAACAGGGGCCGTTGAATATCGCCTTTATTGCAGCAGCAAGCAATGACGCACAAGAATATATTGATGCGTTTTATCATGCATTTCAATCAGAAAATCCAAGCCATTTAACAATAAAGGACTTTGAATCCCCGAATATTCAAGAGGTTGTGAATGATTTGGATATCATATATGTAGGCGGCGGTGATACGCGCTTTATGGTTGAAATTTGGAAAAAGACAGGATTCGATCAAGTATTGAGGAATGCCTATCAAAACGGCATTATAATAGCCGGAATCAGCGCAGGAGCCATGTGCTGGTTCGAAACGTGCTATAGCGAGAATGAAGAAGACAAATATGAAGAATTCCCGGGATTAGGTTTTTTAACAGGCAGTTTTTGTCCGCATTACAATGATTTAAAGCGTCGAATTGAATTTGACAATTGGGCAGCTGTCCAAACAAATATCAGTACGTTCTATCGTCTGGAAGACAACGAAAATCTTCATTTTAAAAATGAAAAACTGGCTGCGAAAATCATCACTTAA
- a CDS encoding ABC transporter permease subunit has product MNYLSKVVIQIVLWAFSTFLFISILFLPVNTNFKAGESGEFQSAEYNYSFKHHVENMKFFISYIKENKGLGEESPGRSYMSVIGDKVKKSSFLILPALFLGFVLGIIKGILDFQWSNKKLNFLGKGTTWLFLSIPDIFFIIMIQIGLMFLYHKGLFIHVDLFGSDKVENYVMCILFLAIYPIFYIANITNASLQDEMGNDYIRTAKSKGTGSFRILYIHILKNAMAIILSHANTVTLYVLSNLFIVEKLTDFKGAGYGLFQAVFHGSSFRIGLNVGIDGISAVGYTIFFTLIILFTNILAQIGKTHLSPHNVEVSR; this is encoded by the coding sequence GTGAACTATCTTTCAAAGGTGGTCATTCAAATCGTATTATGGGCTTTTTCTACATTTTTGTTTATCAGTATTTTGTTCCTTCCGGTAAATACCAATTTTAAGGCTGGGGAGAGCGGTGAGTTTCAATCTGCAGAATACAATTACAGCTTTAAACACCATGTGGAGAATATGAAATTTTTTATTTCTTATATTAAAGAAAATAAAGGTCTAGGAGAAGAAAGTCCTGGCAGATCCTATATGTCTGTAATTGGAGATAAAGTGAAGAAAAGTTCCTTCTTGATCCTTCCTGCTTTGTTCTTGGGATTTGTACTTGGAATTATTAAAGGGATTCTGGATTTTCAGTGGAGTAATAAGAAATTAAACTTCTTAGGGAAAGGGACGACTTGGCTGTTTTTATCGATTCCGGATATATTTTTTATTATCATGATTCAGATTGGTCTAATGTTTCTTTATCATAAGGGACTTTTCATTCATGTAGATCTTTTTGGCAGTGACAAGGTTGAGAATTATGTGATGTGTATCCTGTTTTTAGCGATCTATCCGATTTTTTATATCGCAAATATCACAAATGCCAGCCTGCAGGATGAGATGGGTAATGATTATATCCGGACGGCAAAATCCAAGGGTACTGGCAGCTTTAGAATCCTTTATATACATATTTTAAAGAACGCCATGGCTATCATTCTATCTCACGCCAATACCGTCACACTTTATGTTCTGTCAAATTTGTTCATTGTAGAAAAATTGACGGACTTCAAAGGTGCTGGGTATGGGTTATTCCAAGCGGTCTTCCATGGATCCAGCTTTCGAATCGGTCTTAATGTTGGGATCGATGGGATTTCTGCAGTAGGCTACACAATATTCTTCACCTTAATCATATTGTTTACCAACATTCTTGCACAAATAGGAAAAACACACCTATCACCACATAACGTGGAGGTGTCTAGATGA
- a CDS encoding C40 family peptidase, producing MNKQMKKLAFNTLSVIGISSLLFTYNNQAFAEDLHSKKQEIHNQQAQVQSEMNDKNAELSELQADAASLLEAMDSITAKVKDTNDKMAETTKDIADTQKEMDDLKQKISDTKKRIAQRDEILKNRARAMQVNGSSAGYLDVLMGAESFGDFIDRAVAVSTVVKADHNLLEEQKKDKAQLEESEQSVQDKMNQLQDDKKKIEDMKIQLKYQIAEKEAIMKKIKEEQIQTNLDLTDLQNQSANLSSQEKAILAEEQRQAELARKRAEAARAAKAAEEKARAERAAKAAKSAHASSVSSHSSNASSHSSSASSHSTSSSSQSAGESITHYTAPIPASNTIKKGAGAIESAISAGSSIVGRSPYNWGGGRNSTDIANRSFDCSSFVRWAYSEAGVDLGGITSTSTNTLVGLGKPVSASNMKRGDLVFFDTYKTNGHVGIYLGNGQFLDDNSSDGVSIDSMNNPYWKATFSGVVRRVVE from the coding sequence ATGAATAAACAAATGAAGAAACTTGCTTTCAACACGTTATCAGTCATTGGAATCAGCAGTTTACTATTTACATATAATAACCAGGCATTTGCAGAGGATTTACATAGTAAAAAACAAGAAATACATAATCAGCAAGCACAGGTTCAATCGGAAATGAATGATAAAAATGCGGAGCTTTCTGAACTTCAGGCTGACGCAGCAAGCTTGCTGGAAGCCATGGACTCCATCACAGCTAAAGTAAAAGATACAAATGATAAAATGGCCGAAACGACTAAGGATATCGCAGATACTCAAAAAGAGATGGATGATTTAAAACAGAAAATCTCCGATACAAAAAAACGAATCGCACAGCGCGACGAGATTTTGAAGAATAGAGCGCGCGCCATGCAAGTAAATGGCAGCTCAGCTGGCTACTTGGATGTTCTGATGGGAGCCGAAAGCTTCGGTGATTTCATCGATCGCGCGGTGGCTGTATCAACAGTTGTCAAAGCAGACCACAATTTGCTTGAGGAACAAAAGAAGGACAAAGCCCAATTGGAAGAGTCTGAACAAAGCGTTCAGGATAAAATGAATCAATTGCAGGACGATAAGAAAAAAATTGAAGATATGAAAATTCAATTGAAATACCAAATAGCTGAAAAAGAAGCAATCATGAAAAAAATCAAAGAAGAGCAGATCCAAACAAATTTGGATTTAACTGATTTGCAGAATCAGTCCGCTAATCTTTCCAGCCAGGAAAAAGCCATCCTAGCAGAAGAACAAAGACAAGCGGAATTAGCAAGAAAACGAGCAGAAGCAGCAAGGGCAGCTAAAGCAGCTGAAGAAAAAGCAAGAGCAGAAAGAGCGGCTAAAGCAGCAAAATCAGCCCATGCATCAAGCGTAAGCTCACATTCATCAAACGCGAGCTCTCATTCATCAAGTGCGAGCTCCCATTCAACAAGTTCAAGCTCTCAATCAGCTGGTGAAAGCATTACCCATTATACGGCTCCGATTCCAGCCAGCAACACCATCAAGAAAGGCGCAGGTGCCATCGAGTCTGCAATCAGTGCAGGTTCATCAATTGTTGGACGTTCCCCTTACAACTGGGGCGGCGGCCGAAACAGCACGGATATTGCCAACCGCTCATTTGACTGCTCATCATTCGTTCGCTGGGCATATTCTGAAGCCGGAGTAGATCTAGGCGGAATTACTTCCACTTCCACCAATACACTCGTGGGACTAGGAAAACCGGTCAGTGCATCAAATATGAAAAGAGGAGACCTGGTCTTCTTCGACACATACAAAACGAATGGACATGTCGGCATCTATCTAGGAAACGGTCAATTCCTCGACGACAACAGTTCAGATGGCGTATCTATCGACTCCATGAACAATCCATATTGGAAAGCAACATTCAGTGGAGTAGTAAGAAGAGTCGTAGAATAA
- a CDS encoding VOC family protein, with amino-acid sequence MGIIQGLYETHLEVTNLEESVKFYEEKLELKLGRYEEGRRRAFYLFGEKEESMISIVERKEIDIRHFAFRVSYEDLHEMIPFLDKKGIEVVCGWEGLPLDEPVVYPWLASASVFFNDLDGNRLEFICQLPLERRPDYEKVAVSLSEWLNMQKREI; translated from the coding sequence ATGGGAATCATTCAAGGGTTATATGAGACGCACTTGGAAGTCACAAATTTAGAGGAATCAGTGAAATTTTATGAAGAAAAGCTGGAGCTGAAGTTAGGAAGGTATGAAGAAGGAAGGAGAAGAGCCTTTTATCTTTTCGGTGAAAAAGAAGAATCTATGATTTCGATTGTGGAGCGCAAAGAGATTGATATCCGCCACTTTGCTTTCCGGGTTTCCTATGAAGATCTACATGAAATGATCCCATTTCTCGATAAGAAGGGAATTGAAGTCGTCTGCGGCTGGGAGGGGCTTCCGCTTGATGAACCGGTTGTCTATCCTTGGCTTGCTTCGGCATCCGTTTTTTTCAACGATCTGGATGGCAACAGACTTGAATTCATCTGCCAGCTGCCGCTTGAACGGAGACCGGATTATGAAAAAGTGGCCGTTTCATTATCGGAGTGGCTCAATATGCAAAAGAGAGAAATTTGA
- a CDS encoding ATP-dependent helicase encodes MQDFFSRKKSELGVSLNDVQRKAVLQTEGPLLLLASPGSGKTTTVIMRIGYLIEEKGVDPSRIKAVTFSRASASDMLERFQRFFPELPPVDFSTIHSFAFEVVRDHFRKTRTPYELIEGNLPSDEQGLHKKIIIRKIFKTLVGENITDSQMEELTTYISYIKNKMIGREEWATVKCEVPKAERILKEYEKFKRSHPTKLLVDFDDMLTIANDVLGSDRQLLWQYQQRYDYVLTDESQDTSLVQHAIMEKLVEEHKNLCVVADDDQSIYSWRGAEPQYLLDFKKVYPDAEILFMEQNYRSSKDIVTLANQFIKRNKNRYEKNMFTENPPHQDIQIKELSDYNDQAGYLVKEIKKIKELGETTVLYRNNSSSISLMNEFDRAGIPFYMKDADNRFFSHWVVEDVKNFMRMAFTDKRPDILEKIHLKFNAYLSKQQMQELMKVRNGESVFDNLLKFASLKEYQMKPLKESRKIFADMKEMKPRLAIQTIRNQLGYEKALEKMSKNLGFRMDYLLSILNTLEEIAADLKSLEDFAKRLSHLESVLKNAKRKKGQNAVTFSTFHSSKGLEFERVYMIDLVNGVIPAQEDLDDPLLMEEATRLFYVGMTRAKKDLELITYRTKDGKNVGQSRFVGNVKYILDPPKPRTGSVRSGVVIGQRSEKEPVRKVKGVPYNPNAIKRAEELLAGNDVKHRVFGTGTIVEIDGDAMQIKFPSKEKTLSIATCLEMGLLEPV; translated from the coding sequence ATGCAGGATTTTTTCAGCCGCAAGAAGAGTGAACTGGGCGTGTCCTTGAATGATGTACAGCGGAAGGCTGTGCTTCAGACGGAAGGGCCGCTTCTTTTATTGGCGTCGCCGGGTTCGGGTAAGACGACGACGGTCATCATGCGGATTGGGTATTTAATTGAGGAGAAGGGAGTGGATCCTTCACGGATAAAAGCGGTGACGTTCAGCCGGGCGTCTGCGTCCGATATGCTGGAGCGGTTCCAGCGGTTTTTCCCTGAACTGCCGCCTGTCGATTTTTCCACAATCCACAGTTTTGCCTTTGAGGTGGTGAGGGACCACTTCCGGAAAACGAGGACTCCGTATGAACTAATTGAAGGAAATCTGCCTTCGGATGAGCAGGGACTTCATAAAAAAATCATCATCCGGAAAATCTTCAAAACGCTGGTTGGTGAAAACATCACGGACAGCCAGATGGAAGAGCTGACGACATATATCAGCTATATCAAGAACAAGATGATCGGCCGTGAGGAATGGGCGACGGTGAAATGCGAAGTGCCAAAAGCGGAGAGGATCCTGAAGGAATACGAAAAATTCAAGCGATCCCATCCAACGAAGCTTCTCGTCGACTTCGATGACATGCTGACGATTGCGAATGATGTCCTCGGGAGCGACCGCCAGCTGCTATGGCAGTACCAGCAGCGCTATGACTATGTGCTGACGGATGAGAGTCAGGATACTTCGCTTGTGCAGCATGCCATCATGGAAAAGCTTGTGGAGGAACACAAAAATCTGTGCGTAGTGGCGGATGACGACCAGTCGATCTACAGCTGGCGTGGAGCGGAGCCGCAGTACCTTTTAGATTTCAAAAAAGTCTATCCTGACGCGGAAATCCTTTTTATGGAGCAGAATTACCGCTCATCAAAAGACATCGTGACGCTTGCAAACCAGTTCATCAAGCGGAACAAAAATCGCTATGAGAAAAATATGTTCACGGAAAATCCGCCGCATCAGGATATCCAAATCAAAGAGCTTTCGGATTACAACGACCAGGCTGGGTACCTGGTCAAGGAAATCAAGAAGATAAAAGAGCTTGGAGAAACGACGGTTTTATACCGGAATAACTCATCATCCATTTCGCTCATGAACGAGTTTGACCGGGCTGGCATCCCTTTTTATATGAAGGATGCAGACAACCGGTTCTTTTCTCACTGGGTGGTGGAGGACGTCAAAAATTTCATGCGCATGGCCTTTACTGACAAACGGCCGGATATTTTGGAGAAAATCCATTTGAAATTCAACGCTTATTTAAGCAAGCAGCAAATGCAGGAGCTGATGAAAGTCCGGAACGGGGAGTCGGTCTTTGATAACCTATTGAAATTTGCCTCGCTGAAGGAATATCAGATGAAACCGTTGAAGGAAAGCCGGAAGATTTTCGCGGATATGAAGGAAATGAAGCCGAGGCTTGCCATCCAGACCATCAGGAACCAGCTTGGCTATGAGAAAGCATTAGAAAAGATGAGCAAAAATCTCGGATTCCGCATGGATTATCTCCTTAGCATTTTGAACACGCTGGAGGAAATTGCAGCAGATCTCAAGTCACTCGAGGATTTTGCTAAACGGCTGAGCCATCTCGAATCTGTCCTTAAAAACGCCAAGCGGAAAAAAGGGCAGAATGCTGTCACGTTTTCCACTTTTCACAGTTCAAAGGGACTCGAATTCGAACGGGTCTATATGATCGACCTTGTGAACGGCGTCATCCCGGCTCAGGAAGATTTGGACGATCCATTGCTGATGGAAGAAGCGACTCGGCTTTTCTATGTCGGCATGACTCGGGCCAAAAAAGACCTCGAACTCATTACTTATCGTACAAAAGACGGGAAGAATGTCGGACAATCCCGTTTCGTAGGAAATGTGAAATACATTTTGGACCCGCCGAAACCAAGAACAGGTTCGGTCAGAAGCGGCGTAGTCATCGGTCAAAGAAGTGAAAAAGAACCGGTCAGAAAAGTGAAAGGCGTCCCGTACAACCCGAATGCCATCAAACGTGCAGAAGAGCTTTTGGCTGGCAACGACGTCAAGCACAGGGTATTTGGTACGGGAACCATTGTTGAAATCGACGGAGACGCGATGCAGATCAAGTTCCCTTCCAAGGAGAAAACTTTATCCATTGCAACTTGTCTGGAAATGGGACTACTAGAGCCTGTTTAA
- a CDS encoding permease, with the protein MKEIKKYRFFILLVIGLIVLTFINREMGWKAFRLTGNSIVNMLVLLPPVLIFVGLLDKWVEKETLIKYMGSESGFYGVLFSLLMGVVAAGPLYVAFPIAALLLKKGAGIRYIVFFLGAWTTAKLPVLVYEFSSFGARFTLIHIGFGLVFFYVMGLIFEKFFDHRQLVKLDITEEA; encoded by the coding sequence ATGAAGGAAATCAAGAAATATCGCTTTTTTATCCTGCTAGTAATAGGGCTGATCGTTTTGACTTTCATTAACAGAGAAATGGGCTGGAAGGCATTCCGGCTTACAGGAAACAGCATCGTGAATATGCTGGTGCTGCTTCCTCCTGTTTTAATTTTTGTCGGTTTGCTTGATAAATGGGTCGAGAAAGAGACACTGATCAAATATATGGGAAGTGAATCAGGTTTTTACGGCGTACTTTTCTCCCTTCTAATGGGAGTGGTCGCAGCAGGTCCCCTCTATGTGGCCTTTCCGATTGCGGCCCTTTTATTGAAAAAAGGAGCAGGCATCCGGTACATCGTGTTTTTCCTCGGTGCCTGGACAACGGCAAAACTCCCAGTGCTAGTATACGAGTTTTCCTCATTTGGAGCCCGTTTCACTTTGATCCACATCGGATTCGGGCTGGTATTTTTCTATGTGATGGGCCTCATTTTTGAAAAATTCTTTGACCACAGGCAGCTCGTAAAACTGGATATCACGGAAGAAGCCTAG
- a CDS encoding acyl-CoA thioesterase, whose product MNAKKAKESRIVNTAQVLSCDLNNYNTLFGGVLMKKLDDAATLSARRHSRVKECVTASTDSIDFLHPIQQSDSVCVESFVTYTGKTSMEIFCKVIAEDMLTGIRRIAATAFLTFVALDENKRPVEVPNIIPETSEEKFLYETGKERAEMRKLRRQKSKELAEYISIEKPWDN is encoded by the coding sequence ATGAACGCAAAAAAAGCTAAAGAAAGTCGTATTGTGAATACTGCTCAAGTATTATCATGCGATTTAAATAATTATAATACATTGTTTGGCGGCGTCCTGATGAAAAAGCTCGATGATGCGGCAACATTATCAGCCCGCAGGCATTCAAGAGTGAAGGAGTGCGTGACGGCATCCACCGATTCCATCGACTTCCTCCACCCTATCCAACAATCGGATTCCGTCTGTGTGGAATCATTCGTCACTTATACTGGAAAAACATCTATGGAGATTTTCTGTAAAGTTATCGCTGAAGATATGCTGACTGGCATTCGCAGAATCGCAGCTACTGCTTTCCTGACGTTTGTAGCATTGGATGAAAACAAGCGGCCAGTGGAAGTACCAAACATCATTCCGGAAACTTCTGAAGAAAAATTCCTTTATGAAACAGGGAAAGAACGAGCAGAAATGCGAAAATTGCGTAGACAAAAAAGTAAAGAATTAGCGGAGTACATTTCAATCGAAAAACCTTGGGACAACTAA
- the cidR gene encoding cidABC operon transcriptional activator CidR, which translates to MDIKHLQYFIEVANFNSFSRAAENLFITQPTISKMIKNLETELGIELFERSRKQLTLTDAGKIILEQAKLIDTAFKNLETELDNLTGLKKGHIRIGLPPIFNAHFFLKIIGQYHEMYPGITFQLVEDGSKKIEEDVNNNNLDAGVIVLPTKNDLFDHFAFMEEDLKLIIHPSHPLADREVINLAELEKESFILFNKDFALNDRIVHSCNSVGFNPHIISESSQRSFIEEMVESKLGVSLLPESVCHNLNKNVKSVKIVNPSISWNLAIIWGKNQYMSYAAKEWLQFTKEQLLIGNQEEENN; encoded by the coding sequence TTGGATATCAAACATCTACAATATTTTATCGAAGTTGCCAATTTCAATAGTTTTTCACGTGCAGCGGAAAATTTATTTATCACACAGCCGACCATCAGCAAAATGATTAAAAACCTGGAGACGGAGCTTGGGATCGAACTTTTTGAACGATCACGAAAGCAATTGACTTTGACGGATGCGGGAAAGATCATCTTGGAGCAGGCAAAATTGATCGATACTGCTTTTAAAAATCTGGAAACGGAACTGGACAATCTGACAGGGCTAAAAAAGGGGCACATTCGGATAGGTCTTCCACCGATATTCAACGCTCATTTTTTCTTGAAAATCATCGGCCAGTATCACGAAATGTATCCTGGTATTACATTTCAATTAGTGGAGGACGGTTCCAAAAAAATTGAAGAAGATGTCAACAACAATAACTTGGATGCCGGAGTGATCGTTCTCCCGACGAAGAACGACCTCTTTGACCATTTCGCGTTCATGGAGGAAGACTTGAAGCTCATCATCCATCCCTCCCACCCGTTGGCGGATCGGGAGGTAATCAACTTGGCTGAGTTGGAAAAAGAGTCGTTTATTTTATTCAATAAAGACTTTGCCTTGAATGACCGAATCGTGCATTCCTGCAACAGCGTGGGGTTTAATCCACACATCATATCCGAAAGTTCTCAAAGATCCTTTATCGAAGAAATGGTAGAGAGCAAGCTCGGCGTCTCTCTTTTGCCTGAAAGCGTCTGCCATAATCTCAATAAAAATGTCAAATCGGTTAAAATCGTCAACCCGTCAATCAGTTGGAATTTAGCAATCATTTGGGGCAAAAATCAGTACATGTCTTATGCCGCAAAAGAATGGCTGCAATTTACAAAAGAACAGCTGCTAATCGGGAATCAAGAAGAAGAAAATAATTAA